From the Clostridium sp. Marseille-P299 genome, one window contains:
- a CDS encoding cobyrinate a,c-diamide synthase yields MKKNLPRVMLTAIGSGSGKTMITCGLLQALINRELKVASFKCGPDYIDPMFHSRVIGAKSRNLDSYFLEDETLKYVFAKTAKGMDISVIEGVMGYYDGLSGLSTKASSYDIARITDTPVILIINAKGMSGSILALIKGFLEYVEDSKIAGVILNHMTSMYYPIIKKEIEEKLPIRVLGYVETLPEMKIESRHLGLVSPDEVVHFREDLEHLAEVFEKSLDIDAILELAYNAKELKFKEPKIPRIKDKVRIGIASDEAFTFYYEDNFDLLRQMGAELTFFSPLKDEKLPEECDGIWLGGGYPERFAKELSRNVTMRDSIQTAIGKGMPCIAECGGFLYLHKELEDESCKSYKMVSVIDAKAYKTERLQRFGYVDVTTNKTSILGEAFIHFPAHEYHYWDSENPGNDCTANKRGRDREYPCIHCNGNLFAGFPHLYLYGNIEMAYQFLVACATFKDEIK; encoded by the coding sequence ATGAAAAAGAATTTACCAAGAGTTATGCTAACTGCCATTGGAAGTGGAAGTGGTAAAACGATGATAACTTGCGGCTTATTACAAGCTTTAATAAATAGAGAATTAAAAGTTGCCTCGTTTAAATGTGGTCCAGATTATATTGATCCAATGTTTCATAGTCGGGTCATTGGAGCAAAATCTAGAAATTTAGATTCATACTTTTTAGAGGATGAAACACTTAAATATGTATTTGCAAAAACAGCAAAGGGTATGGATATATCGGTAATTGAGGGGGTTATGGGTTATTATGATGGCCTTAGCGGTCTTTCTACGAAGGCTAGCTCTTATGACATCGCCCGTATTACAGATACCCCAGTAATCTTAATTATCAATGCAAAAGGGATGAGCGGATCCATTCTTGCATTAATTAAAGGATTTTTAGAATACGTAGAGGATAGCAAAATTGCAGGAGTAATATTAAATCATATGACTTCTATGTATTATCCGATTATTAAAAAGGAGATTGAAGAAAAGTTACCAATCCGTGTATTAGGATATGTTGAAACACTTCCAGAAATGAAAATTGAAAGCAGACATTTAGGCTTAGTTTCACCAGATGAGGTGGTGCATTTTAGGGAAGATTTAGAGCATTTAGCAGAGGTGTTTGAAAAATCTTTGGACATTGATGCTATATTAGAACTTGCTTATAATGCAAAGGAACTTAAGTTTAAAGAACCTAAGATACCGCGAATAAAAGATAAGGTTCGTATTGGGATTGCAAGTGATGAAGCATTTACCTTTTATTATGAGGATAATTTTGATTTGCTCAGGCAGATGGGAGCAGAACTTACATTTTTCTCGCCATTGAAGGATGAAAAATTACCGGAAGAATGTGACGGTATTTGGTTAGGTGGCGGGTATCCAGAGAGGTTTGCAAAAGAACTTTCAAGGAATGTTACAATGCGAGATAGTATTCAAACAGCCATTGGAAAAGGAATGCCATGTATTGCAGAATGTGGAGGTTTTTTATATCTTCATAAAGAGTTAGAGGATGAGAGCTGTAAGTCTTATAAAATGGTATCAGTGATTGATGCAAAAGCCTATAAAACGGAAAGATTACAGCGATTTGGGTATGTTGATGTGACAACGAATAAAACATCAATCCTTGGTGAAGCCTTCATACATTTTCCAGCCCATGAATATCATTATTGGGATAGTGAGAACCCGGGTAACGATTGCACAGCGAATAAACGTGGAAGAGATCGAGAATATCCATGCATTCACTGCAATGGAAATTTATTTGCAGGATTTCCTCATTTATACCTTTATGGTAATATTGAAATGGCGTATCAATTCTTGGTAGCTTGTGCTACGTTTAAAGACGAAATAAAGTGA
- a CDS encoding precorrin-8X methylmutase has translation MNIKLDQVLPSEIEKRSFEIITEELKERVFLPEQEPIIKRVIHTTADFEYADTMTFSKDAVKRGLDALRNGACIVTDTNMVKSGIHKKTLERFGGEAICYISDEEIAKMAKLNGTTRAVASMDKAATLNKKLIFAIGNAPTALIRIHELIQEHKIKPELVIGVPVGFVNVVQSKELIMSTDVPYIVAKGRKGGSNVAASICNALLYMLDNNRD, from the coding sequence ATGAATATTAAATTGGATCAAGTTCTTCCAAGTGAGATTGAAAAACGAAGTTTTGAAATTATAACGGAAGAGTTAAAAGAAAGAGTATTCTTACCAGAGCAAGAACCTATTATAAAAAGAGTGATTCATACCACCGCAGATTTTGAATATGCAGATACTATGACATTTTCAAAAGATGCAGTGAAAAGGGGTTTAGATGCACTTAGGAATGGAGCTTGCATTGTTACGGATACAAACATGGTAAAGTCGGGAATTCATAAAAAAACCTTGGAGCGTTTTGGCGGTGAAGCAATTTGCTATATTTCAGACGAAGAAATAGCAAAGATGGCGAAATTAAATGGTACCACTAGAGCAGTGGCAAGTATGGATAAAGCTGCAACTTTAAACAAAAAGCTAATTTTTGCGATAGGAAATGCTCCTACAGCACTTATAAGAATTCATGAATTAATTCAGGAACATAAAATAAAACCAGAATTAGTAATTGGAGTTCCTGTAGGATTTGTAAATGTAGTTCAATCCAAGGAATTAATTATGAGCACAGATGTTCCATATATTGTTGCGAAGGGCAGAAAAGGTGGCAGCAATGTTGCTGCATCGATATGCAATGCATTGTTATATATGTTAGATAATAACAGGGATTGA
- the cobI gene encoding precorrin-2 C(20)-methyltransferase produces MDELKKGKLYGVGVGPGDPELLTLKAVRVLKECSILALPAESKETCTAYGIVKDTVEQIDKKECIYLQFPMTKDKDILEYSHNKIVKQVEEKLKAGKDVAFITLGDTTIYSTFMYLYHKIKEFGYDTEIINGIPSFCAIAAKLGISLGEAEEEIHIIPATYGVQNACNYDGTKIFMKAGRKLEAIKERSKDKNTYLAMVENCGMEDEKIAVGAENIETTAGYYTTVIMK; encoded by the coding sequence ATGGATGAGCTAAAAAAAGGTAAATTATATGGCGTTGGCGTAGGACCGGGAGATCCTGAACTCTTAACTTTAAAAGCAGTTCGAGTTTTAAAAGAATGCTCTATCCTTGCACTACCAGCAGAGAGCAAGGAAACTTGTACTGCGTATGGAATTGTAAAAGATACCGTTGAGCAGATTGATAAAAAAGAATGTATTTATTTACAGTTTCCTATGACAAAGGATAAAGACATTTTAGAATATAGTCATAATAAAATTGTAAAACAGGTAGAAGAAAAGTTAAAAGCTGGTAAGGATGTAGCTTTTATTACATTAGGTGATACGACAATTTATTCCACCTTTATGTATTTGTACCATAAAATTAAGGAGTTTGGTTATGATACAGAAATTATAAATGGGATACCTTCGTTTTGTGCAATCGCTGCAAAATTAGGTATTTCACTTGGTGAAGCAGAGGAAGAAATACATATCATACCAGCGACTTATGGTGTGCAAAATGCATGCAATTATGACGGAACAAAGATTTTTATGAAAGCTGGAAGAAAATTAGAAGCCATTAAAGAGAGAAGTAAAGATAAAAATACTTATCTTGCGATGGTAGAAAATTGTGGTATGGAAGATGAAAAGATTGCAGTAGGAGCTGAGAATATAGAAACTACTGCTGGATATTATACAACTGTTATAATGAAATAA
- a CDS encoding ABC transporter substrate-binding protein produces the protein MKRNLLFYGSLVVLLFGLTLNGCSKTTNPKNDVNNEVNNDSNTESNNDTGNDTNNEGNAESNNSNNTNESTTAVTFTDALGREVTVDQPKKVAALMGSFAEVWVLSGGELAGVTEDATSERELTLGDDVTLLGTMQAPNIEKLIEADIDFVILSSNVAEHVKLKDTLELAGINCAYFNVESFDDYLSMLKICTDITGDKDSYTKNGENVKAEIDAAIARKPQGAAPTVLFLRAFSTGIKAKGSDSMTGIMLKDMGCINIADSDESLLEDISMEKIIEEDPDYIFVVTMGSSEEKAFEMIDKTLTSNPAWSELKAVKENHYVVLPKQLFHLKPNNKWGASYEILADILYGEN, from the coding sequence ATGAAAAGAAACTTATTATTTTATGGTAGCTTAGTTGTATTATTATTTGGGCTTACTCTGAATGGATGTAGTAAAACTACGAATCCGAAGAATGACGTGAATAATGAAGTAAATAACGATTCAAACACTGAATCAAATAATGATACAGGTAATGATACTAACAATGAAGGAAACGCTGAATCAAATAATAGTAACAATACGAATGAATCTACCACTGCAGTGACATTTACTGATGCTTTAGGAAGAGAAGTTACTGTAGATCAGCCGAAAAAGGTTGCAGCCCTTATGGGTAGTTTTGCAGAAGTTTGGGTGTTATCCGGCGGTGAATTGGCTGGAGTTACAGAGGATGCAACAAGTGAAAGAGAGCTTACATTAGGTGATGATGTGACTCTACTTGGTACAATGCAAGCACCAAATATTGAAAAGCTTATTGAAGCAGATATTGATTTTGTTATTTTATCTTCTAATGTTGCAGAACATGTGAAATTAAAAGATACACTTGAACTAGCAGGAATTAATTGTGCGTACTTTAATGTTGAAAGCTTTGATGATTATCTTTCCATGTTAAAGATTTGCACAGATATCACTGGAGATAAGGACAGCTACACAAAAAATGGTGAAAATGTAAAGGCAGAAATAGACGCAGCCATTGCTAGAAAACCACAAGGCGCTGCCCCTACTGTTTTATTTTTACGAGCTTTTTCCACTGGTATTAAAGCTAAGGGAAGCGACAGTATGACTGGTATCATGCTAAAAGATATGGGATGCATAAATATTGCAGACAGTGATGAAAGTTTATTAGAAGACATAAGTATGGAAAAAATTATTGAAGAAGACCCTGATTATATCTTCGTAGTTACTATGGGTAGTTCAGAAGAAAAAGCATTTGAAATGATTGATAAAACCCTAACATCTAACCCAGCTTGGAGTGAGTTAAAAGCGGTGAAAGAAAATCATTATGTGGTACTTCCAAAACAATTATTCCACTTAAAACCAAATAATAAGTGGGGAGCAAGCTATGAAATATTAGCTGATATTTTATATGGAGAAAATTAA
- a CDS encoding FecCD family ABC transporter permease — translation MEKIKQRTWILVFGVILIFIIIISLFVGSASISPKQLFSMIVNRENSKALRIMLYVRIPRVFGAVFAGAGLAVSGSIIQSVLNNSLAGPNIIGVNAGAGFAIVLFSSIFPYSISALPFVAFIGALITVLLVYYMARKTGVSKITLVLAGIAINSLLNAASDAVITFVPDALVNSYAFRIGGLSGVNSKVLIPACICIGISILVAICLHNEMDVLSLGEDTAKSLGLPVGWYRFLLLLLAAMLAGASVSFAGLLGFVGLIIPHISRHFVGSEGKYLLPTSALLGASFLTFCDLVARKLFAPYEISVGIILSFLGAPFFLYLLIRKRGKGFHD, via the coding sequence ATGGAGAAAATTAAGCAAAGGACATGGATTCTTGTCTTTGGAGTAATTTTAATTTTTATAATTATCATAAGCTTATTTGTTGGAAGTGCATCCATTTCACCAAAGCAATTGTTTTCAATGATTGTAAATAGAGAAAATAGTAAGGCATTACGAATTATGTTATATGTACGAATTCCAAGAGTTTTTGGTGCAGTATTTGCAGGAGCTGGACTAGCGGTATCTGGTAGCATCATTCAATCCGTACTTAATAACTCCTTAGCTGGGCCAAATATTATAGGTGTAAATGCAGGAGCTGGCTTCGCTATTGTATTATTTAGTTCCATATTTCCTTATAGTATATCAGCACTACCTTTCGTTGCCTTTATTGGAGCTTTAATCACTGTACTTCTTGTCTATTATATGGCAAGAAAGACAGGAGTTTCTAAAATAACATTAGTTTTAGCTGGAATAGCGATTAATAGCCTTTTAAATGCTGCTTCTGATGCAGTAATTACCTTTGTGCCAGATGCATTGGTAAATAGTTATGCATTTCGTATTGGTGGTTTAAGTGGAGTAAATAGCAAAGTTTTAATTCCTGCTTGTATCTGTATTGGTATTAGCATTTTAGTAGCAATATGTTTGCATAATGAAATGGATGTTCTATCACTTGGAGAGGATACTGCAAAAAGTTTGGGCTTGCCAGTTGGATGGTATCGCTTTTTACTTTTATTACTTGCGGCTATGCTTGCAGGAGCCTCGGTAAGTTTTGCAGGTTTATTAGGTTTTGTAGGATTAATCATTCCACATATTTCACGACACTTTGTTGGGTCAGAAGGTAAATATCTGCTTCCTACATCGGCGCTATTAGGTGCAAGCTTTCTAACCTTTTGTGATTTGGTTGCAAGGAAATTATTTGCACCATATGAAATTTCAGTAGGAATTATCTTATCATTTCTTGGTGCACCTTTCTTCTTATATCTATTAATACGAAAGAGAGGAAAAGGATTCCATGATTAG
- a CDS encoding ABC transporter ATP-binding protein — protein MISLKNIKAGYGQKITLDNINYDFSEGKITAIVGMNGCGKSTLLKTMVGLMTPLNGQVFIDNQDIKLLSDQKRAQQIAYLPQNRNVPVISVGRMVLHGRFPYLSYPRRYKKEDYDIANRAMERIGITALKDRNMAELSGGERQKVYLAMAFAQETKTILLDEPTTFLDINYQLEIMKLLTDLKNEGKTVITVIHDIGAALSIADQIVVMEAGKIKMSGVPEKIYESGILEQVFHIKEHCFFDENKKKHYYFTFKS, from the coding sequence ATGATTAGTTTAAAAAATATAAAAGCCGGATATGGACAAAAGATTACATTAGACAATATCAACTATGACTTTTCAGAAGGTAAAATAACTGCAATAGTTGGTATGAATGGCTGTGGGAAAAGTACATTACTAAAGACTATGGTTGGATTAATGACACCCTTAAATGGTCAGGTTTTTATTGACAATCAGGATATCAAGTTATTATCTGACCAAAAAAGAGCACAGCAAATTGCATACTTACCTCAAAATCGAAACGTTCCTGTAATAAGTGTTGGCCGTATGGTTTTACATGGTAGATTTCCGTATCTATCTTATCCAAGACGTTATAAAAAAGAAGATTATGATATTGCAAATCGTGCCATGGAACGAATTGGAATTACAGCGTTAAAAGACAGGAATATGGCAGAGTTATCAGGTGGAGAACGTCAAAAGGTGTATTTAGCCATGGCATTTGCACAAGAAACAAAAACTATTTTACTAGATGAGCCTACGACGTTTTTAGATATTAATTATCAGTTAGAAATAATGAAATTATTAACTGACTTAAAAAACGAGGGTAAGACTGTAATAACTGTTATCCATGATATTGGAGCAGCATTATCAATTGCTGATCAAATCGTAGTTATGGAAGCTGGTAAAATTAAAATGAGTGGTGTGCCAGAAAAGATTTATGAATCTGGGATATTAGAACAAGTATTTCATATAAAAGAACATTGCTTTTTCGATGAAAATAAGAAAAAGCATTACTATTTTACCTTTAAATCGTAA
- a CDS encoding energy-coupling factor ABC transporter permease, which translates to MTRKEKQWIALSILIACLFGVTQKAYAMHIMEGYLPFGFCIAWGVICLPFLVTGFIRIKKIIVNQRKTLLILAMVGAYAFVLSALKIPSVTGSSSHPTGTGLGAILFGPTPMAVIGVIVLLFQAILLAHGGLTTLGANTFSMAVAGPIVSFGIYKLCSRLKINKLVGIFLAASIGDLFTYCMTSFQLGFAYPSEVGGVIASVGKFLGIFAATQIPLAIIEGILTVVVVIGLETYAKPELTELKYFKNYASSVER; encoded by the coding sequence ATGACAAGAAAAGAAAAACAATGGATTGCTTTGTCAATCCTCATTGCATGCCTTTTTGGTGTAACACAAAAAGCTTATGCGATGCACATTATGGAAGGGTATTTACCTTTTGGATTTTGTATTGCATGGGGGGTAATATGCTTACCATTTTTAGTAACAGGTTTCATTAGAATCAAGAAGATTATAGTAAACCAACGAAAAACTTTATTAATTTTAGCTATGGTTGGGGCTTATGCTTTTGTGCTTTCTGCATTAAAAATCCCAAGTGTTACAGGTTCCTCAAGTCATCCAACTGGAACAGGGCTGGGGGCAATATTATTTGGTCCGACGCCTATGGCTGTAATTGGAGTCATTGTACTATTATTTCAGGCTATTTTATTAGCTCATGGCGGGTTAACGACTTTAGGTGCAAATACTTTTAGTATGGCGGTTGCAGGGCCAATTGTCAGTTTTGGAATATATAAATTATGTAGTAGATTAAAAATAAATAAACTCGTAGGAATATTTTTAGCAGCTTCAATTGGGGATTTATTTACATATTGTATGACAAGTTTTCAATTAGGTTTCGCATATCCAAGTGAAGTCGGTGGAGTGATTGCTTCCGTTGGCAAGTTTTTAGGAATATTTGCAGCAACTCAAATTCCTTTAGCAATCATAGAAGGAATATTAACCGTTGTGGTAGTGATTGGTTTAGAAACCTATGCAAAACCAGAATTAACGGAGTTAAAGTATTTTAAAAATTATGCCAGTTCTGTGGAACGATAA
- a CDS encoding energy-coupling factor ABC transporter substrate-binding protein, whose amino-acid sequence MQKRGKLVLILLVLCVMITVIPLILIKDSEFGGADGAAEEIITEIKPDYEPWAASLIAPPGGETESLLFCLQAGIGCIILGYGFGYLVARKKYA is encoded by the coding sequence ATGCAAAAAAGAGGGAAACTAGTTCTTATATTATTAGTTTTATGTGTAATGATTACAGTGATACCATTGATTTTAATTAAAGACTCAGAGTTTGGAGGTGCTGATGGAGCAGCAGAAGAAATAATAACTGAAATTAAGCCAGACTATGAACCATGGGCAGCGAGTTTGATCGCGCCCCCTGGAGGAGAAACTGAAAGTTTACTGTTTTGTTTACAAGCAGGAATCGGTTGTATTATACTAGGATATGGTTTTGGATACTTAGTAGCTAGGAAAAAATATGCATAA
- the cbiQ gene encoding cobalt ECF transporter T component CbiQ yields the protein MHNHMLHIDTIAQNSKLNNVNPGLKIGVGILSLILCVLSEAWVFHIMIAVIMMITVIRYSHLKINNYIRLLLVPSLFILLSGIAILILFSPVKLGFLDIPFAGWYLSITVNSLSKTLIVIIRAYASITCLFMISLTTPMSDIIHVCRQIKIPEIIIELMYLIYRFIMILFDAHSKMTIAADSRLGYINLKNTYISMKGIAMNLLSLSFQKASVSFDAMESRGYIGKLNFYREDKPIHKKELILSIVYLILIGFVFLIERKL from the coding sequence ATGCATAATCATATGCTTCATATTGACACAATAGCGCAAAACTCCAAATTAAATAATGTAAATCCAGGGTTAAAGATTGGTGTTGGTATTTTATCATTGATTTTGTGTGTTTTATCAGAAGCTTGGGTATTTCATATAATGATTGCCGTCATTATGATGATTACTGTGATAAGATACTCACATCTTAAAATTAATAATTACATCAGATTGTTATTAGTACCATCCCTATTTATACTGTTAAGTGGTATTGCAATATTGATTCTATTTTCTCCTGTAAAACTCGGTTTTTTAGATATCCCCTTTGCAGGTTGGTATTTATCAATTACTGTAAACTCACTTAGTAAAACATTAATAGTAATCATAAGAGCATACGCATCCATAACCTGCTTATTTATGATTAGTTTAACAACACCAATGTCAGACATCATACATGTATGTAGACAAATCAAAATACCTGAAATTATAATAGAATTAATGTATCTTATCTACCGATTTATAATGATATTATTCGATGCCCACAGTAAAATGACGATAGCAGCGGATAGCAGGCTAGGATATATAAATCTTAAAAATACTTATATTTCGATGAAAGGGATTGCTATGAATTTATTATCTCTTTCCTTTCAAAAGGCATCCGTAAGTTTTGATGCTATGGAATCACGTGGGTATATCGGTAAGTTAAATTTTTATAGGGAAGATAAACCAATACATAAAAAAGAACTTATCTTATCAATTGTATATCTAATTCTTATTGGTTTTGTTTTTCTTATAGAGAGGAAATTGTAA
- a CDS encoding energy-coupling factor ABC transporter ATP-binding protein, whose amino-acid sequence MKECILELKNASVSYDGEHQALHNINVKINKEERIAVLGNNGAGKSTFFLCLNGVLPLQNGELIINEYKIKRQKKDLAMLREKVGFVFQDPDSQMIATTVESEISFGLMNRNLPKEEVKNRINQILQELDLDKLRKTAPHYLSGGEKKRVSIADILVMNPEVLLLDEPTASLDGKNIRVFEEILKGQSLKGITILSSTHDINFAWKWANRILVFHEGEIIADDIPEKIFANEELLVKASLKKPALYQFTELICKKFNKDLPFMIPKDEKQLEGLITQVSTMHI is encoded by the coding sequence ATGAAGGAGTGTATATTAGAATTAAAAAATGCTTCTGTTTCCTATGATGGAGAGCATCAGGCACTGCATAATATTAATGTTAAAATTAATAAAGAGGAGCGTATTGCTGTGTTAGGAAACAACGGAGCCGGAAAATCAACCTTTTTCCTTTGTCTAAATGGGGTTTTACCACTCCAAAATGGAGAGTTAATTATAAATGAATATAAAATTAAACGCCAGAAAAAAGACTTAGCAATGCTTCGAGAAAAAGTTGGGTTTGTATTTCAAGATCCAGATAGCCAAATGATAGCTACTACCGTTGAAAGTGAAATTTCCTTTGGCTTAATGAATAGAAATTTACCTAAGGAAGAAGTAAAAAATAGAATAAATCAAATCCTTCAAGAACTTGATTTAGATAAATTAAGAAAGACAGCTCCACATTATTTAAGTGGCGGTGAGAAGAAAAGAGTCAGTATAGCCGATATTTTAGTTATGAATCCAGAGGTACTTTTGCTAGATGAGCCAACAGCCTCCTTAGATGGTAAGAATATTAGAGTATTTGAAGAAATTTTAAAGGGGCAATCATTAAAAGGAATCACTATTCTTAGTTCCACTCATGACATTAATTTTGCTTGGAAATGGGCGAATCGCATTTTAGTATTTCATGAGGGTGAAATAATAGCGGATGATATACCTGAAAAGATATTTGCAAATGAAGAACTTCTTGTCAAAGCTTCATTAAAAAAACCAGCTTTGTATCAGTTTACTGAGTTGATATGTAAGAAGTTTAATAAAGATTTACCTTTCATGATACCTAAGGATGAGAAACAATTAGAGGGGCTTATTACTCAAGTAAGTACAATGCATATTTAA
- a CDS encoding sirohydrochlorin cobaltochelatase: MKDHGILIVSFGTTNKNAEEKSILALEKYIRERYHNSMILHAYTSTIIRKIMKKRGETILSIEEALDILKENGIREVSILPTHLIYGEEYEKIQGMVDKYRLLFEDIRLGAPLLKDAEDIKTIANILHTEYPMEEDECLVLMGHGTEHFCNTVYAAMEYTCHEQGYKNMFVGTIEAYPELDVVIKKVKENNYKKATLIPFMFVAGDHAINDMAGEKETSWVNQLIKNGIETTTVLKGLGEYERIKELYCKHIV; the protein is encoded by the coding sequence ATGAAAGATCATGGAATATTAATTGTAAGTTTTGGGACAACAAATAAAAATGCAGAAGAAAAAAGTATATTAGCTTTAGAGAAGTATATAAGAGAGCGCTATCATAATAGTATGATCCTTCATGCATACACAAGTACTATCATACGAAAAATTATGAAAAAACGTGGTGAAACTATTCTTAGCATAGAAGAAGCCTTGGATATCCTAAAGGAGAATGGTATAAGAGAAGTATCCATACTCCCAACACATCTTATATATGGTGAGGAATATGAAAAAATCCAAGGAATGGTTGATAAGTATAGATTACTGTTTGAAGACATAAGATTAGGAGCTCCGTTACTTAAAGATGCAGAGGATATAAAAACCATTGCAAACATTTTACATACGGAGTATCCTATGGAGGAGGATGAATGTCTTGTATTAATGGGGCATGGGACGGAGCATTTTTGTAATACAGTTTATGCGGCAATGGAATATACTTGTCATGAACAAGGATATAAAAATATGTTTGTTGGAACAATAGAGGCATATCCTGAATTAGATGTTGTTATTAAAAAGGTGAAAGAAAACAATTATAAAAAGGCTACATTAATACCATTTATGTTTGTAGCAGGTGATCATGCGATAAATGATATGGCTGGCGAAAAAGAAACTAGTTGGGTAAATCAATTGATTAAAAATGGTATTGAAACTACGACAGTGCTTAAAGGACTCGGGGAATACGAGAGAATAAAAGAGTTATATTGTAAACATATTGTGTAA
- a CDS encoding Gfo/Idh/MocA family protein — translation MKQITWGMIGCGDVTEIKNGPGLYLAKNSCLKGITNRTISKAEEWVKRHNHGIVYQSVDELLADDDIDIVYIAVTPDKHMEYALACAKAGKHCLIEKPLAMNYEQGLEIKKAFEDAGKKAFVAFYRRSLNKFQKVKQLMEGGRIGKVEAINVIRYVPALKDKEQWRMKECISGGNIFTETDIHTLDFIDYIMGEIEEFQYTKHISNKENHSFDSLSLNLKFKNGCIGSGMWLYNCEKSLDRFEIIGREGILQFQVFNGASPILVIDNNGTETIVVEDSAHVGLNMQQLIVDELNGCGSFPATIESSLRSLYIADTIYRK, via the coding sequence ATGAAACAAATAACATGGGGAATGATTGGTTGCGGAGACGTAACAGAAATTAAAAATGGACCGGGTCTCTACCTTGCAAAAAATTCATGTTTAAAAGGAATTACGAATCGAACAATTTCAAAAGCAGAAGAATGGGTGAAACGTCATAATCATGGAATTGTATATCAATCAGTGGACGAGCTATTAGCAGACGATGATATTGATATTGTATATATAGCAGTTACTCCAGATAAGCATATGGAATATGCACTTGCTTGTGCGAAGGCTGGTAAGCATTGCTTGATTGAAAAACCTTTAGCGATGAATTATGAACAAGGGTTAGAAATTAAGAAGGCATTCGAAGATGCTGGCAAGAAAGCGTTTGTTGCTTTTTACAGAAGGTCACTGAATAAATTCCAAAAGGTAAAACAGTTGATGGAAGGTGGCAGAATAGGTAAAGTAGAAGCAATTAATGTGATAAGATATGTTCCTGCATTAAAAGATAAAGAGCAATGGAGAATGAAAGAATGTATTTCAGGAGGTAATATTTTTACAGAAACCGATATCCATACACTAGATTTTATTGATTATATCATGGGTGAAATAGAAGAGTTTCAGTATACGAAACATATTTCAAATAAAGAGAATCATTCTTTTGATTCCTTATCCCTTAATTTAAAATTTAAAAATGGATGTATTGGATCTGGGATGTGGCTATATAACTGTGAAAAAAGTTTAGATCGTTTTGAAATCATTGGTAGAGAAGGTATTTTGCAATTCCAAGTGTTTAATGGCGCGTCACCAATCTTAGTCATTGATAACAATGGAACAGAAACTATAGTTGTAGAAGATTCAGCTCATGTTGGACTTAATATGCAGCAGCTGATTGTAGATGAACTAAATGGTTGTGGCAGTTTTCCAGCTACGATTGAATCATCACTTAGAAGTTTATATATTGCGGATACAATATATCGAAAATAA